A region from the Sphaerodactylus townsendi isolate TG3544 linkage group LG01, MPM_Stown_v2.3, whole genome shotgun sequence genome encodes:
- the TAF5L gene encoding TAF5-like RNA polymerase II p300/CBP-associated factor-associated factor 65 kDa subunit 5L: MLNDPNLLPFLLEIMKRVRSEQIQMAVSCYLKRRQYVDSEGPPKQGLRLCQTAEEMAANLTGSRGRLDFPSLCGPVSRGEGKACWVGGRRSSRSSCSGGLLGAGTRSTLHNGTGPVGHRPEWAGLRQPEPTAGDEDDDNMGTEMKILRGHCGPVYSTRFLSDSSGLLSCSEDTSIRYWDLGCFTNTVLYQGHAYPIWDLDISPCSLYFASGSHDRTARLWSFDRTYPLRIYAGHLADVDCIKFHPNSNYLATGSADKTVRLWSTQQGNTVRLFTGHRGPVLSLAFSPNGKYLASAGEDQRLKLWDLASGILYKELRGHTDNITSLTFSPDSSLIASASMDNSVRVWDIRNTHCNAPIDGSSSELVGVYTGQMNNVLSVQFMACNLLLVTGIAQENQEH, translated from the exons ATGCTCAA TGACCCAaacctgcttccttttcttttggAGATCATGAAACGTGTACGCTCAGAACAGATTCAGATGGCAGTTTCCTGCTACCTCAAGCGCCGGCAGTATGTAGACTCAGAAGGCCCTCCGAAACAAGGGCTGCGACTGTGCCAGACTgcagaagaaatggcagctaaTCTAACAG gcTCCAGGGGCCGGCTCGACTTCCCTTCCCTCTGCGGGCCAGTCAGCCGAGGAGAAGGCAAGGCATGCTGGGTcggagggaggcggagctcccgatcctcctgctctggtggcttgctgGGAGCTGGGACTCGGAGCACACTACACAATGGGACTGGGCCAGTgggccaccgtccagagtgggcggggctgaggcagcCTGAGCCGACTGCTGGT GATGAAGATGATGATAACATGGGTACGGAAATGAAGATACTCAGAGGGCACTGTGGACCGGTATATAGCACAAGGTTCTTGTCAGATAGTTCAGGACTTCTGTCATGTTCTGAAGACACATCCATCAGATACTGGGACCTTGGATGTTTTACAAACACTGTATTGTACCAAGGGCATGCCTATCCTATCTGGGATCTGGACATCAGTCCCTGCAGCTTATATTTTGCCAGCGGTTCCCATGACCGCACAGCAAGACTCTGGTCATTTGATCGGACGTACCCACTGCGAATATATGCAGGCCATTTGGCAGATGTGGACTGCATTAAGTTTCATCCCAATTCTAACTACTTGGCAACAGGATCCGCAGACAAAACAGTTCGGCTGTGGAGTACCCAGCAAGGAAACACTGTGCGCCTGTTCACAGGTCATCGTGGCCCTGTGCTGTCACTTGCATTTTCTCCAAATGGTAAGTATTTGGCTTCAGCAGGTGAAGACCAGCGGTTAAAGCTGTGGGACTTGGCATCTGGCATTCTTTACAAAGAACTGAGGGGGCATACAGATAATATCACCAGCCTTACTTTTAGTCCGGACAGTAGCTTGATTGCTTCTGCATCAATGGACAACTCTGTTCGGGTTTGGGACATTCGAAACACTCATTGCAATGCTCCCATTGATGGCTCCTCCAGTGAGCTAGTTGGTGTATATACTGGACAGATGAATAATGTACTGAGTGTACAATTCATGGCCTGTAACCTCCTTTTAGTGACTGGAATTGCACAAGAAAATCAAGaacattaa